The following coding sequences lie in one Pectobacterium sp. A5351 genomic window:
- the dcuR gene encoding two-component system response regulator DcuR produces MINVLIVDDDAMVAELNKSYLNQVSGFSCYATVPTLQQARNLLMQPDSEIDLVLLDIYMQQDNGLDLLPTIREFSEKTDVIIISSASDVYTIKKALHYGVVDYLIKPFQFSRFEQALAAYREEANLFKHRDFVGQSDIDNLIRRTSSSTVSERKKLPKGLTSLTLRTVCEWIEGNQGIEFSTEMLANAIGISRVSCRKYLIYLSDTDILTTNILYGSTGRPVYLYRLLPEKQDSLRQYCE; encoded by the coding sequence ATGATTAATGTACTGATTGTTGATGACGATGCCATGGTTGCAGAGCTTAACAAATCTTATCTGAACCAGGTTTCTGGATTTAGCTGCTATGCGACCGTGCCCACGTTGCAGCAGGCGCGAAACCTGTTGATGCAACCTGACTCGGAAATCGATTTGGTACTGCTGGACATTTATATGCAGCAGGATAATGGACTGGATCTGCTGCCGACTATCCGTGAGTTCAGTGAAAAGACGGACGTTATCATCATCTCTTCTGCCAGCGATGTGTATACCATCAAAAAAGCGCTGCACTACGGCGTTGTTGACTATCTGATTAAGCCGTTCCAGTTCTCGCGTTTCGAACAGGCGCTGGCCGCCTATCGCGAAGAGGCGAACTTGTTCAAGCACCGCGATTTTGTTGGGCAATCGGATATTGATAACCTGATCCGTCGTACCAGCAGTAGCACCGTCAGTGAACGTAAGAAATTACCGAAAGGGCTAACCAGCCTGACGCTGCGCACCGTCTGCGAGTGGATTGAGGGCAATCAGGGTATCGAGTTCTCTACCGAAATGCTGGCGAATGCGATTGGTATTTCTCGTGTCTCTTGCCGTAAGTACCTGATCTATCTGTCTGACACCGATATCCTGACCACTAATATTCTGTACGGATCTACCGGCCGACCGGTTTACCTGTATCGTCTGCTGCCGGAAAAGCAGGATTCGTTGCGCCAATACTGTGAATAA
- a CDS encoding 2-hydroxycarboxylate transporter family protein produces MKKIETDILCENDLTLEKQASFIGGFFKKKIGSVPVALFMAIAAIVAIAAYEGYLPKNMIGGFAVIMTMGFLLAHIGSNIPVFKDIGGPAILCLMVPSVMVYFNLFNDNTMKTVHLLMKEANFLYFVIACLVVGSILGMNRKILIQGMIRMFVPLVIGTATALATGLLVGKLCGYSFYHTFFFIIVPIIGGGIGEGILPLSLAYSAILGQSPDVYVAQLAPAAVVGNIFAILCAGVLSRLGMRRKDLNGEGRLVRSDEDNAMFAVNDAPKLVDFHLMGGGLLMICAFFIVGGLFEKLVHIPGPVLMILIAVFCKYGRVIPAVMETGAHSVYKFVSSSLVWPLMIGLGMLYIPLESVVAVFSVGYVIVCGSVVLSMALVSFLIAPYLNMYPIEASIVTTCHSGLGGTGDVAILSASNRMSLMPFAQIATRIGGASTVIAATLLLGWFA; encoded by the coding sequence ATGAAAAAAATTGAAACTGATATTCTATGTGAGAACGATCTCACTCTGGAAAAACAGGCATCGTTTATCGGGGGCTTTTTCAAAAAGAAAATCGGCTCCGTTCCCGTTGCACTTTTTATGGCGATTGCCGCCATTGTCGCTATCGCTGCTTACGAGGGATATTTGCCTAAAAACATGATCGGTGGCTTCGCCGTCATCATGACGATGGGCTTTTTACTGGCGCACATTGGCAGCAATATCCCCGTGTTTAAAGATATCGGCGGCCCGGCAATTCTGTGCCTGATGGTGCCTTCCGTGATGGTGTATTTTAACCTGTTCAACGACAACACCATGAAAACCGTCCATCTGTTGATGAAAGAGGCTAACTTCCTGTATTTCGTCATCGCCTGTCTGGTGGTCGGCAGTATCTTGGGTATGAACCGCAAGATACTGATTCAGGGGATGATTCGTATGTTCGTCCCGCTGGTCATCGGCACCGCAACCGCACTGGCAACGGGTTTGCTGGTCGGTAAACTGTGCGGCTACAGCTTCTACCACACCTTCTTCTTCATCATCGTGCCCATCATCGGCGGCGGTATTGGTGAAGGCATCCTGCCATTGTCCCTCGCCTATTCTGCGATTTTGGGACAAAGCCCGGACGTGTATGTGGCTCAGTTAGCGCCTGCTGCTGTCGTCGGTAACATCTTCGCGATTCTGTGTGCTGGCGTGCTTTCCCGTCTGGGTATGCGCCGCAAAGATCTGAACGGTGAAGGCCGTCTGGTTCGCAGCGATGAAGACAACGCGATGTTTGCCGTAAACGACGCGCCAAAGCTGGTCGATTTTCACCTGATGGGCGGCGGATTGTTGATGATTTGCGCCTTCTTCATCGTCGGCGGCCTGTTTGAAAAACTGGTGCACATCCCTGGCCCCGTGCTGATGATTCTGATTGCGGTATTCTGCAAATACGGACGCGTTATCCCTGCCGTCATGGAGACCGGTGCGCACAGCGTTTACAAGTTCGTATCCAGCTCTCTGGTATGGCCGCTGATGATTGGGCTTGGCATGCTGTATATCCCGCTGGAGAGCGTCGTCGCGGTCTTCTCTGTGGGTTACGTTATCGTCTGCGGTTCTGTGGTGCTGTCCATGGCGCTGGTGAGCTTCCTGATTGCACCTTACCTGAACATGTATCCGATTGAGGCTTCCATCGTGACCACATGCCACAGCGGGCTGGGAGGTACAGGTGATGTTGCGATTCTGTCTGCCTCTAACCGTATGTCCCTGATGCCGTTTGCACAGATCGCCACCCGTATCGGCGGCGCGTCTACCGTTATCGCTGCAACACTGCTGCTGGGCTGGTTTGCTTAA